A window from Triticum aestivum cultivar Chinese Spring chromosome 6D, IWGSC CS RefSeq v2.1, whole genome shotgun sequence encodes these proteins:
- the LOC123142086 gene encoding uncharacterized protein gives MFSDEIHIDIAAPRLISLELGNFLNLSPSFEEMPLLEKASILLGDECCNVCKSDEEDFSDLTCGCANKKCLLLNGLSNAVDLKLIAAPDLLIFKRDLEWRPKFDKLKTLVLNDWFTAIDLVCILQHSPNLEKLTLKIDFPENFLGATGSRQSFVCPPHLVVNIKCRKVDNGVRKILEVLSTCGILPEQISIKCRDRT, from the exons ATGTTCTCTGATGAAATCCACATTGATATTGCTGCCCCGCGTCTTATCTCACTGGAACTAGGTAATTTTCTGAACTTGTCTCCTTCCTTTGAAGAGATGCCATTACTGGAAAAGGCATCTATTTTGCTTGGCGATGAGTGTTGCAATGTCTGTAAAAGTGACGAGGAGGATTTTAGTGATCTTACATGTGGATGTGCTAACAAGAAGTGTCTGCTTCTCAACGGATTGTCCAATGCTGTTGATTTGAAATTGATTGCTGCGCCTGACTTG CTTATCTTCAAAAGGGATTTGGAATGGCGCCCTAAATTTGACAAATTAAAGACTCTGGTACTCAATGATTGGTTTACGGCTATTGACCTAGTTTGCATTCTCCAACACTCGCCAAATCTTGAGAAGCTCACTCTTAAGATCGATTTCCCTGAG AACTTTTTAGGAGCAACAGGATCCAGGCAATCATTCGTGTGTCCGCCTCATTTGGTTGTCAACATTAAATGTAGAAAAGTTGATAACGGTGTTCGCAAGATTTTGGAGGTCTTGAGTACATGTGGCATACTTCCTGAGCAGATTAGCATCAAGTGCCGCGATCGCACTTAG